The Clostridium beijerinckii genomic sequence AAGTATGGTTGGCACTCCATAATTTATAGGCAGAAGTCGTATTCCATATTCGCATACTGCTAATAATAAACTCGAAATTATATATCTTTTTGAATTAAGTTTTACATTAGATAACGCTATCATTGCTAGTATCAATACAAATGCTTCTGGAACTAACCTAAATATAAATTCAAATACTGTTAATCTCAACATCTTCTTTTCTCCCTTGATTATTAATTTTCTTTAAAGCACTATAAATTACTATAAACACAAATACTCTTATAAATATATCACCTACGCTAAGAATAGTGTATCCTAAGTCTATAAAGTCAGTTAATATCTTTAATTTAGTTTGTGAATCTCCTAATATATGAATATCATTCATTCCGTGAAAATTCTCTAATGAACGTCCTGTAAGGTGTGATAATGATTGGTAAACTGGCATAAATCCACAATTAGTTTTTATTGCAATA encodes the following:
- a CDS encoding DUF5317 family protein, with translation MPETVLLTFFLAKIRGYKICPLFKSWAIYPLIVFEIFTFVGQVATFSGNYVIIRTIGRLTPIYLITYLFLILKYELYISSIIGSLFMILGGALNDIAIKTNCGFMPVYQSLSHLTGRSLENFHGMNDIHILGDSQTKLKILTDFIDLGYTILSVGDIFIRVFVFIVIYSALKKINNQGRKEDVEINSI